The following is a genomic window from Malus sylvestris chromosome 7, drMalSylv7.2, whole genome shotgun sequence.
aattaatatgttaattaatcaaacgaataagttcgttaaagacctcgggatagttttggaccttaaggcccaatgggcttcgaaagtcaagcccattgacttaagttgtatgacaacttaatgaataaagattcacaaaggcccaaaagcccaaaaatccataggtaggccggccatgttagatgaattagggttttggttctttaggtcacttatttgaagggactatataaaggactttatagccaaatattcataaaaagtgaaaaagggtttattttgggggaaaattggtgagaattgtctctccattttctctctaaagaggccaacaccttggagggtacatctagcaatcctactactccaaggtcactcatttcttctacaatcaaaccttggtgaagagacttagaggttccctattttgggaacttggagaaacctatttttccatccaaatccatggatctaagaagcaaggaatgaaggccctatctctttgggtgattagcctttgcttatgcaaagaggaatctacaaaggtaataatttcaactcactttgttttgagttgattattggttcaccaatctactaggctttgaatttcatggtaatgttttgtttttgagtgcatgcaagcatgattccgcctttaattgttaattgcatgctatatgatgttgctcaaatgaacatgtttttcaaaataattccttcagacAACTGCATTCAAGATGCTTTCAAAAAGCTTTTTCCTCATCCAATATCGACTCCAAAAATCATGAGGAGGATATCTCAGATGTTTGATGAAATAATCCTTCATCATCCGATCATGACACTTTTCTCTACCACACTGCACAAATGAACACCCTGTGACAGAACCACGATAGCTAGATTCGGCATGGTGCTTATATTGCATAAGCGAGTTTGCAAATTCGACTTATTCGTTGTTCATTTCTGCATCCGCATTTGCAATGCTTGCTTGGTATTGTGTCATCTGCATTGCCAAGCTACACCTTCTTCTATTACCCATTGATAAGATATTGATGATTTTGaggaaacaaaaacactttgaaatTTGGAAGATTGGTGAATATGTTGTGTGATGGTTAGATATTCAACCTATGCttatatagaggatgattgaaggtttgcgtttcatgtgttttgtatgtatttGGTATGTGTTTCCTGTGTGTCATATGTTTCACATGTTTGGTGCgttatacatctctatcatgtgttttgtatgtgcTTTATATGTGTTTTGTGTGTCGTGTGTGTTTcatgtattttgtgtttatacatctctatcatgattttcatattcttccatAGTGTTTCATGTATcgatttaatgatttttcaatatctatcggaattgaaatatttttaggttaaaatgttcataaaattaatttaggataatctacataatttttatttttaaaaaaaattagcctaaattcatttttttaataatctggggctaaaattttaggccagaatggttggagcaaaaaagttgtttctgggataaaacctaaattttctgagctaaaaattttagattttaggtCATGGGTTGAAGATGGtcttattagtttttctttcctttttcatttttttcaatttattagtttttcatTATACTAAGTATTTCATTTGGTGTTTTACCACATTTTTCTTCAACACATAATAAAAGGAGTGACATataaaaatttacatttttCTCATTAAAGATATTTTCCTATGTTTACGAATGGTATGTTAATTATAAATTACGCTAAGTTTTATTCTTTCTTATTTCTTCGTACAATGAATTTCTCTATATAAAAAACGCATGTAACATTGTTTCAATGAATTCGTAAAGATTCCTTTCAACGTCAAGTAATCAATGTAAAGATAAGGATGAGCCATTGTTAAACAGGTGTGGAAAAACAAAACTagatattgtgtatcaaaactTAATACtgaacataattttgacaaaaaaatactGCACACAGATTTATGCCCACAATACTTTCAAAATTGCCATTCTAGATTTTTCCTCTCATATATTTACCTTGTAAAGCATGCCGATTCACATCATTCgcctttcttcttcatcatatAAATTCACAGATACTATGTGGTCTTCTTTTGACAAAGTCTAGTTTCCTCTCTCAAGGGAGTCACCAAATGGCAAATAATGGTGGTCAAAAAGTTCATTTTGAATTTGAAAGTCATTGTTTGTAGCTAGTATCATTGGCGGCTGCAGGCAAAGTGGAACCAAAGGCACGCTAGGAAAAAAGGAAGCATAAGGCGAAGTCCTTTACATCCACCCTTTATGACCACACCTCCCGTAAATATAGTTGTCTGCTTTCCAGCTGGATTGTAGAGGAGAGGATAATGATGCAAGCCAGCAGGCCCTACAGGTAATATGGACGATGAATGTAAAGAGCTTCACATCATTACCCTTTCCTTTATAATCCAGCCGGAAAATAGCCAGTTGTGTTTATGAATGATGTGGTCATAGAGGGTGGATGTAAAGGGCATTGCCCTGTGCCTCCTTGCCCTCCGGCATACCTCTGGTTCAACTTTTTGTGCAGTTGCCAATGACATTGGCGACAAGCAATGATTCTCATATTCAAAGTGAACTTCTTCACCGCCATTATCCTCCATTTGGTtgaagacttcaaattcaataagAGCTAATGGTCACTCAGACAAATCATAATAGGCCTTTCATCACAAGTTCAATAGTAGATCAATAtgttgaattttctttttttttcttttttccttttggagCTAGGGAGGATTGCAGGATCACGGAGGAGATTTGGATCGAGGAACCCCTCGATTTTATTAGTGATGTTTTGATTGAGAATGGTAATTGCTGTAGCTTATTTTGGCTTGGGTTGTAGGTCGTTGTTATTATAGTCTAATTCCCTACTGCCCATGCTGTCTAGCTATCATCTTgtactcatctttttttttcttttggtaaaacaaaaatttaGGGGAGATTGACTACTCTCAGCATCAACACCAAGGCATATCCACAACCTCAAGCCGGAAAGACTTACGTGTAGCACCCAATTTTCAGCTGCTACCGGTATAGATTTACGTAGGAATTTACAGATCACACACTAACGAGAACTGCTAATAGCGGGGAATCTTGTACTCATTTTCAATTAATGTAATTCGACCAATTCTTCCTCAAAGGGATGAGCACATGATGAGTTTTAAAGAAagctaataacaatttttttttcatggttTACATTTCAattgataaaaataattttttcaatacatacgatatcatctacataaaagGGTGAGGGAATAAGTTAACCCTCACAATTAGCTAGCCATAataattttgttcaaatttgcattttggtgagaatcgaacctataACATCTTACTACTAAATCTTGTTTGAATTCAACTTTCTGAATTTTTATCACCCCTGTaaacaaaaaaagaacaagaagaaaaaaaatataagcagATAGTACTCGTATATATTCATTGGTATTATAAGCCTTTTTTCTTTGTTATGAGAGTGTTGAATTTATTATGTCGTTGTTTCTTTAACTCAAAAGTAACCAGGTTCTTCATGCATGTGTGTGTTTTATTTTGCCAAGTGGCTGTTGATCAACTTCACGTATACAAAATCGTTGATCATTACTGGATGGCCGATGAGGTGTATTTAAGAATCGTTCAAGAaatattcaagaaaaaaaagtagATAAAACAAGGACCCATAAAAATTTAGGCGTATTTACATTTAGTTATGATCGTCGGATGTTATAAGATTCAAAGGTTACAATGAAGTGTGAAAATATTTGTCTTTTAATCTTATCCCATTTAGGTATAGTATGTTAATTATAATTACGTcacattttatttgtttatatttgtcttattttttttgtacataGAATCTATTACATAAAATGCGTGTGATCGTTTAATTTGTAAAGATTTCTTTCAACATACAATAATTAATATAAAGATAAGGATGTGTCATTACAAATAGGTTTGAAGGAATAAAATCTGATAAGATGTAACTTAAACGGCACACAGAATTATGCCCATTGTGTTTTTGAAACGTTATTCTAGATCTTTCCTCTTCATCCAAGACTAAGTTGTTTTATACATGATTACGAATAAGAAGTATCTTGATGAATAATTGCTTCATATTTTAAATTACATAGAGAAAATGATACAAAGTCTTGATACATGAAATAACCAAGACAAAGCGGAATACGATGATAGATCTCAAGAGCTTAAACCATGTGGAATTCTCAAAAATCGTACACATAATTGACCACAAGCACATTAATTTTTATAGCTCTTTTTtattcagttttcatttttatctatttatgtttatttttcaagtttcatCGATTTATAAACCTTATCCACTTGTTCACACGTCTGCTTACACACCCTCTAATGCAAGTAGGCCCTATAGAGAATCTGCTCCAGTACCTAAAGGATATGGACGCTGAGACATTCGAGAACTTTTACTCGCTTTCAGATCTGGATCTTGCAAATGTGATGAGCCTGAAATGCTAGGAGGTGGAGACGTAGAACATCCACTGCCACTTACTGGCAAAGTACTGTCGGCAGTTTCTCTAATGGTGGTCACGCTGCTGTCCACGAACTTCGCTAACCCCACAATGTATATACTTAACTCTACCATGTTCGTTTAAACCAGATTCCAACTATAACCTTTGTACAAGCACCCCATTacgttttttattatttataagttttctctattttttttctaattgattATTTATATCGAGAACCTATTCTGAATCAAATAAACATGCTAGAGGGCTCGCTCGCTTGCTTTCAAATGCAAGTGGGTGTTCttagcttgttcaagttcggcACGAGCATGGCTGAACCCGGTTTGTTATCACGACTACCGTGATGTTCGAATATCTTTGCTTGATCAGTCTTATTTGCCATTCGCAGAACCTTCGCGTTTGAGAATAATGTGGACGAAACTAAGATTTTCATTcctcatggtttttttttttttgtcaaaactggAAATTCATTACCAGCGCAAAAGCCAATAAGTACAAGGAAAGCCGAAGTAAGGCTAACAGAAAGCATAAATACATAGTAAAGGGAAGTGGTGAAGATAGAGAGATGCTGCACCAAGTGCCAAATGTCACTCCACCACTTCCCCGTGGACTTCGCTAGGCGGAGTGCATGTCTGCCTCGCTAGGCGGAGTTCATGTCTGCCGTGATGGTTTGAACAAGAAGCTAAGGTCGCGTACCAGATCCCCAAATGACATTGTTAGGTCCTCATCCATAACAAAGCTCGAGAAAACACTGGATGAGCTCTTCCTTTCGATAGTTCAACAATAAATTACCCCGATATCATTCATCTAACCAAAGAAAGTAAACGAAACCCGCCTACTCGCCCAATTCCCTTCTCTTAAAATAGTTTAGAATGAGAAACGATAAGGGGGTTCTGTCAAATGCAAGGCTCTCCGTGGACTCCCTGCCACCTTAAAGTTTAACATCAACTTCCGTGCAAAATGAATGAGGAAGCATAGAGTCTATGGAGAGTCACTTTTGAGAGGTGCCCTTAGCATTTCTACAGAATAATAAGAACTTCCAGATCCAATACaattacaagaaacaaaatctGCATGCTTGTGCTAAATAGCTGATTCTCTCACATGGTAAGGCCAGAAATAATAGCATAAAATAACATATCATCGTATTATTGGGGTAAgaacaaaatttcataattgaaGTACATATTCTAATTGTCCTGCTGGGAAGTTATGCAGCTCAACATTTGCAGAAAAGGTaaacaaaaataagaaagaTACAGTGACAAAACTTCCTTGGCCCAGAAAAATTAGGGAAAAGGGATACATTCAAGAGGATATCAAAGAACAAAAAACAGATACAACTGAAAATTTGATGCACCGTAGTCAAGCAAGAACTGTTACCACCTTGATCGGCCATTGATGCTCTCGGACTTAACCTGCAGAAATTCAAAAAACCCGATGGTGCTGCTTGACGCGAGTGcaaagtaaaagaaaatgaaagggCTCCCCAGCAAGAACGGACAGTGAAAATTTATCAACTATAGTATGCCTTATTGCTATTCATGTTGGCCTTATGAACCTGGCCATCTTTCTGAATCTCCGATTCACGCTTATTTGGGAAAACAAAATTCTGAAAAGCCGCAATACAATTAAGTCTCTTCAAGATCTCTCGCTCCAAGAGCGAAAAATGTACATTCTTAGTGAATCCTGAACAAAGAGTGCCTCCGCCTATCGGGCTTGTGCCTCCTAACAGGATCGTTGTTTATGGGCCTCAACAGTCTATCTGCTTCAATTTCAGACTGAAGCAGAGACTGCAGCATCTTCAAATGTGCACTGCATTTCTTGTGGTCAAAATTGTAGGAACCATTAACATTCTGTTCTTCTAGATTAAACTGTCTCTGGTATGGTGACTGCCATTTCGCTTGCAGATATGCAAGCGATCTCCACGGAGGAAGAGGCATCGAGTTCTGCTTTAGGGAAGATCTCGCAGCTTCAGCCATAACTTGAAGGTACTGTTTCAGCCTAGTCAAGGATCCCACATAAACAACCGGTAGTGAATTCAATATTCTACCATACGATTGGACAGCTCTAGCTATTTCAAAGTGGCTCCGGAAATCAAGATCAATGATGAGACGCTCAGAGCTCCCCAAATTGTTGTAGTTCACCACATCAATATATTCATGATCCCCTGCACAAAGATGATACGAAAGAAAACTCTCAAaatgactgaactcgaaaattCCTACACCTCAATTGCAATCAGAAACCTATCGGACCCAGTTAAATTGAGCAGACAAGATCTCACAAGCCTATGAGACATTTTCTGATGCATTTTCTACTGATTGCTGAACAAAGTTCGTGGGATCATAGAATCGGTATATTGGTAAGCTCAGGGTTCAGTTTACAACTATTACAGATATAAACAGAAAGTGTTTAACGCACCCAACAAAAGAACAACTCGGGAAAGAACCACCTAAAAACTCCACAAAATAAGGTTTTTGCAGAATTGAGATAAATGGCATACCTCCGGGGACCTTGCCACTGCCCTGCCACCGAGCCGCGCACACGGCAGCGTCATAACCTGAAAGCCTCAGAAGCTTAACCAGAGCAAACTTGAGGCAGCTGGAATTGCATTGACCTGACTTATCAAAATTAAGATCGTTTTCGCTGATGGACAGTATCGAAGAATGAACCACTGAAGTCAAATCGCTTTCGTACTGACCCACTGAACGCTTGAAAAACTGCAATACAACCCAAAACCACCATTCAAAATTCTGGGCAAAATATGAAGCTGAACAACTCAGCACGTCAAATCAAATTGGGAGTAAAAATTATTGCTTTCGCATTCGAAAAGCTGAATTCAACTTTGAACTTTGTGGATTTGAACTTTGTGGAATGTTCAAAAATTTGACTCAAATTACAAATTAGTCAAAACCCAATTAACAAACAAGCAATTAACTGCTCTGAAATTACCTTTCtaattttacaaaacaaaataaacaaccaaacaatcgAATTCTTACCGGAATTTTATCGGCAAGGTGACCAAGATCGGAGAGAGCAGAATCGCTGTCGCTGCTACACCACGACTCAGCTCCAACGCTACCGTTTTCCAAAAAATCAGTGACCATGAGAGCGAGGTCGTGCTCGCTCTCGTGGCTGAAACCCCCTCCGATCTGACCCCTCATCCACACGTCGCCGCCTGCCATGCACACTACCCGGCAGTCCATTCCAACCCCCAAAACGTCTTCGTTTCTTCTCTAACAACGATCACCACGACCCTTCCTCTTCCTCGCGGGTGGCAATCATCTCCTAAATCCAATGTTAGAGCTCGCCGTACCCGATCATATTCCTCCTCCCAAAAGCCCTACCTAGCTCAACCCCCAGCTGGAATTTTAACAACAAAGCCTCCTAATTTCTCAAAAAAGCCGAATAAAATTCcacaaatttataaaattaaaattaaactgTTCCGAATTGTTGGGTTCTTTCCaaattttgatttggttttCAGAAACGTGATTTTTTGgcaaaatttgatttgatttttttcggagggagagagaaagaagccgGAAGGAAAGCAATGGGATAGGAAGCAAGAACTTACATATAAAGCGGGGGAGGAGGGAGGTGTGAAATGACGGAAGTGCCCTGTGGAGTTGCTTTGGGACCAAGAAACCCTCGGGCACTCCCACCGAAATAATCGAGGCAAAATGGATAAGGCGGAAACTGTATTTGGACGGTAACTAGGTGTGAGTTCTTAACTCGTCTATGGTATTTGGTTGGCTGCTGGATTTTGTTACTTAATTAACGTAAAAATTTGTCATTAGTAACCATTTGGTTCATAATTGgtgtatttgttttgttttttctctAAATGGTGTATTTGTGTCACTTCGTAtcacggtctagtggtatttctcttcacttgaaaATCAAAAGTCTTATGTTCTATTCTcgctaaagacgaatttgaactacattattgttagtccatTGTGAAGCTAAGCCAATCTCtttcccttaatgtagatactatcatttgttcaaaaaaaaatattgtatttGTTGGGTGCTAAGAATATTCTAACCTCTCCAATTCAAATCCTAATGGAACTCtaaaaataaagaattataGTTTTATAACACATGCGTTTGTAGTTAAGTTAGGATTATgctaaattcaaaattcatatgAGATAACATATAGTGTTAAATGAGTAGAATTATTAACAGTTCTCATTGGTCCGCGATCTGTTAATTCTTATGTTAACTGTTACACGTAAGTCCTTTCAACTTGATGTTGTGGTATTTCACGATGCTATCGAATGTCCTTCTAAACATAAAAAATGATTGATTTTAGCCTACCCTTTTCATCAACCAATTGCTCTTACtaaaattgaaatataaaaCACATACACTTTTTATTGTGACAATTATGTTGATAAGGACATGGGCAAAATGGGAATTCGGGAatacatatattatgtatatcCCCTTGGGCTCGGGGACCAAACAAGGGGAGAAAACGAAAGATGAAAAACATAGGCCACGGTCGCCGCTTGAATGGAAGATGACGTGAGCCGCAAGTTACACGGAGATCCCTCCTTTTGTTGACagctattaattaattaattaatcaaataaattgcACAGATGTctagcatttttttttacaccTTTTTACAGGATCAACTTCAAGTATTTGGAAAGGAATTCTCTCCGGATCTCTTTCTCTTAATTCATTAAGTTTAGAGATTCggattattaaaaattaatctaacagttaaagttattataatttttaaagtgaatttctgtttgtagtcgttggatcaaatttcaacgacctGAATTCCAGAACTTAATaaattatgagaaaaggatccgAAAACAATTCCTTTCTCAAATAGcacttgtatttatttattttttttcaagataTCTATTCATATTATTAGGGGAATATCCTTTTCGGGACAGCGATGCatttattatttgaaaaatatGTAATTATTAGAAGAAAGAAACTTGTGGGAAAAACGATGAGCGATTCAGAAACAATGGATGATGCGTTTGTTGTCGTCGTAGCGCTAGCTACAAACCGGCAGCACTTGGTTAGGTTAGCATGCTTAATTTGTCGAGTGAGAAATAACTTATATGGCACGaatgtattattattattatgatatTCTATATCGATTATATGTTACAATGTGCGAGAGTTTTAGGAATTTTATTGTGTCATTAGCACAAAGTACATATAGTGTTGCAGAGTACATGTATCATGTGAGTAATTCCGTCTGGAGTCACTTTTTTTATGTGTGAGGTGGCTCTTGATCTTGTTAAGGTTCAGGACGTTCCTTTAGAGTATGTTGGACTCTCATTCCCACTTGATATtacagtttaataatatttttatttacttatGAAAAAAAAGTCTTAAATTTGATTATCactaaaaatgaatttgaaccacaacgAACTTAGTATGGTATTGCACAAGCCCAATTAACAAAGTGCTTTTCGATTGTCGAGCTCCTAACAATAGCTTCTTTGAGATGTAACATACAAttagtgtttaaaatattaaatatcaATGACAATATTGATATGTAAATTTACGGAA
Proteins encoded in this region:
- the LOC126629361 gene encoding uncharacterized protein LOC126629361, whose protein sequence is MDCRVVCMAGGDVWMRGQIGGGFSHESEHDLALMVTDFLENGSVGAESWCSSDSDSALSDLGHLADKIPFFKRSVGQYESDLTSVVHSSILSISENDLNFDKSGQCNSSCLKFALVKLLRLSGYDAAVCAARWQGSGKVPGGDHEYIDVVNYNNLGSSERLIIDLDFRSHFEIARAVQSYGRILNSLPVVYVGSLTRLKQYLQVMAEAARSSLKQNSMPLPPWRSLAYLQAKWQSPYQRQFNLEEQNVNGSYNFDHKKCSAHLKMLQSLLQSEIEADRLLRPINNDPVRRHKPDRRRHSLFRIH